One region of Thiomonas intermedia genomic DNA includes:
- the uraD gene encoding 2-oxo-4-hydroxy-4-carboxy-5-ureidoimidazoline decarboxylase, which translates to MPTLAELNAATQTDFTAAMEGVYEHSPWVPARAWSARPFATLAALKHAMVQVVRQASHDEQLALIRAHPELAGKAAVDGALTAESTHEQARAGLAHCTPEEFARINTLNADYGARFGWPFILAVRGPRGTGLSRAQILATLARRIDNPAEFEFAEALRQIHRIAELRLNDKFGFMPEQGHQVWDWCERLARHSEPPWAERGELTATYLTDVHRAAAAEIAATMRDCGFDQVEIDAVGNVVGIYHGTEDLTAGLAPSPGQGRVGEGPGHRPHGFPSGSRRLLTGSHYDTVRNAGKYDGRIGHFVPMACVRALHGHGRRLPFGLEVVAFAEEEGQRYKATFLGSGALVGGFDPAWLDQRDRDGIAMREAMKHAGLPADLPAIAALRRDPARYLGFVEVHIEQGPVLSSLDLPLGIVTSINASVRYVGEIIGMASHAGTTPMNARRDAACAAAELALYLERRAGVDGDSVGTVGLLEVPGGSINVVPGRCRFSLDLRAPSNDQRDRLRDDVLAELAALCARRGLRHTIEETMRESAAPSDPVWQGRWEQAVTALGLPLHRLPSGAGHDAMKLHTAFPQAMLFVRGENAGISHNPLESSTADDLDLACAAFTQLLDQLAAS; encoded by the coding sequence ATGCCCACCCTTGCCGAACTCAACGCCGCCACCCAGACCGACTTCACCGCCGCGATGGAAGGCGTGTATGAACACTCACCGTGGGTCCCCGCCCGCGCCTGGTCGGCCCGCCCCTTTGCCACGCTGGCCGCGCTCAAGCACGCCATGGTGCAGGTGGTGCGCCAGGCCAGCCACGACGAACAGCTCGCACTGATCCGCGCCCACCCGGAGCTGGCGGGCAAGGCCGCGGTGGACGGTGCGCTCACCGCCGAGTCCACGCATGAGCAGGCCCGCGCCGGCCTGGCGCACTGCACGCCCGAAGAGTTCGCGCGCATCAACACCTTGAACGCCGACTATGGCGCGCGCTTTGGCTGGCCCTTCATCCTCGCGGTGCGGGGGCCGCGCGGCACCGGACTGAGCCGCGCCCAGATCCTCGCCACCCTGGCGCGCCGCATCGACAACCCGGCGGAGTTCGAGTTTGCCGAGGCCCTGCGCCAGATCCATCGCATCGCCGAACTGCGGCTGAACGACAAGTTCGGTTTCATGCCTGAACAAGGTCACCAAGTCTGGGACTGGTGCGAGCGCCTCGCCCGCCACAGTGAACCGCCCTGGGCTGAACGGGGCGAACTCACCGCCACCTACCTCACCGACGTTCATCGCGCCGCAGCGGCCGAGATCGCGGCCACCATGCGCGACTGCGGCTTCGACCAGGTGGAAATCGACGCGGTGGGCAACGTGGTCGGCATTTACCACGGCACAGAAGACCTGACCGCCGGGCTTGCCCCCTCCCCTGGCCAGGGGAGGGTTGGGGAGGGGCCGGGCCACAGGCCCCATGGGTTTCCGTCGGGCAGCCGCAGGCTGCTGACGGGAAGCCATTACGACACGGTGCGCAATGCCGGCAAGTACGACGGCCGCATCGGCCACTTCGTCCCCATGGCCTGCGTACGCGCCCTGCACGGCCACGGGCGCCGCCTGCCCTTTGGCCTGGAGGTCGTAGCCTTCGCCGAGGAAGAAGGCCAGCGCTACAAGGCCACTTTCCTCGGCTCGGGCGCTCTGGTGGGCGGCTTCGACCCCGCCTGGCTCGACCAGCGCGATCGCGACGGCATCGCCATGCGAGAGGCGATGAAGCATGCCGGGCTCCCCGCCGACCTGCCCGCCATTGCCGCACTGCGGCGCGACCCAGCCCGCTACCTCGGCTTCGTCGAAGTCCACATCGAACAAGGGCCGGTGCTGAGTTCCCTCGACCTGCCCCTGGGCATCGTCACCTCGATCAACGCCAGCGTGCGCTACGTGGGAGAGATCATCGGCATGGCCAGCCACGCCGGCACCACGCCGATGAACGCACGCCGCGACGCCGCCTGCGCCGCCGCTGAACTCGCCCTGTATCTGGAGCGCCGCGCCGGCGTCGATGGCGACAGCGTGGGCACGGTCGGGCTGCTCGAAGTGCCCGGCGGTTCGATCAACGTGGTGCCCGGACGCTGCCGATTCAGCCTCGACCTGCGCGCGCCCAGCAACGACCAGCGCGACCGCCTGCGCGACGACGTGCTGGCCGAACTCGCCGCGCTTTGCGCAAGGCGCGGCCTGCGCCACACGATCGAAGAAACCATGCGCGAATCCGCCGCGCCGAGCGATCCCGTCTGGCAAGGCCGCTGGGAACAGGCCGTCACCGCCCTGGGCCTGCCCTTGCACCGACTGCCCAGCGGCGCCGGCCACGACGCGATGAAACTCCACACCGCCTTCCCCCAGGCCATGCTGTTCGTGCGCGGCGAAAACGCCGGCATCAGCCACAACCCGCTGGAGTCCAGCACCGCGGACGACCTCGACCTCGCCTGCGCCGCCTTCACTCAACTGCTCGACCAACTCGCCGCATCATGA
- the puuE gene encoding allantoinase PuuE, producing MSTQPYPRDLVGYGRNPPHARWPGQARVALQFVLNVEEGGENCVLHGDAGSEQFLSELFNPAAYPARHLSLEGIYEYGSRAGVWRILREFERRGLPLTVFGVGMALQRTPDLARACVELGHEIACHGWRWIHYQNLDEATEREHMRLGMDAIEAVCGVRPLGWYTGRDSPNTRRLVADFGGFAYDSDYYGDDLPFWLQVRKTDGSLSPHLVVPYTLDSNDMRFALPQGFAQAEDFYIYLRDSFDALYAEGEDQPKMLSIGMHARLLGRPGRIRALQRFLDHVQRHDRVWIARRIDIARHWQAEHPFDAATAFVWE from the coding sequence ATGTCGACCCAACCCTATCCCCGCGACCTCGTCGGCTATGGCCGCAATCCGCCCCATGCCCGCTGGCCCGGCCAGGCCCGCGTGGCGCTGCAGTTCGTGCTCAATGTGGAAGAAGGCGGTGAGAACTGCGTGCTGCATGGCGACGCGGGCAGCGAGCAGTTTCTGTCCGAACTGTTCAACCCCGCCGCCTACCCGGCACGGCACCTGAGCCTGGAGGGCATCTACGAATACGGCAGCCGCGCCGGCGTGTGGCGCATCCTGCGCGAGTTCGAGCGGCGCGGACTGCCGCTGACGGTCTTCGGCGTGGGCATGGCCTTGCAACGCACACCCGACCTGGCCCGCGCCTGCGTGGAACTCGGTCATGAAATCGCCTGTCACGGCTGGCGCTGGATTCACTATCAAAATCTCGACGAAGCCACCGAGCGCGAGCACATGCGCCTGGGCATGGACGCGATCGAGGCCGTCTGCGGCGTGCGTCCGCTGGGCTGGTATACCGGCCGCGACAGCCCCAACACCCGCCGCCTGGTGGCCGACTTCGGCGGCTTCGCCTACGACAGCGACTATTACGGCGACGACCTGCCTTTCTGGCTGCAGGTGCGCAAGACCGACGGCAGTCTCAGCCCCCATCTGGTCGTGCCCTACACCCTCGACAGCAACGACATGCGCTTCGCCCTGCCCCAGGGCTTTGCGCAGGCCGAAGACTTCTACATTTACCTGCGCGACAGCTTCGACGCGCTCTACGCCGAGGGCGAAGACCAGCCGAAGATGCTCAGCATCGGCATGCATGCGCGCCTGCTCGGCAGGCCCGGCCGCATCCGGGCGCTGCAACGCTTTCTCGATCATGTGCAGCGTCACGACCGCGTGTGGATCGCTCGCCGCATCGACATCGCGCGTCACTGGCAGGCCGAACATCCCTTCGATGCCGCCACGGCCTTTGTCTGGGAGTGA
- a CDS encoding GntR family transcriptional regulator — protein sequence MNARRKPTTKTQTTPAGKALSAVATGEIPMGDSTQTIVAAITGAIIEHRLAPGAKLTEQKIAAIYGVSRTIVRQALFQLARDHLVTLEPARGAFVAQPSVEEAQQVFAVRRMLEQHLIETFCEKAAASDFRALRAHLKQEQAVVSRVDVTGRTRLLGDFHVLMAERIGNHVLAQILSELISRCALITLMYQSSRAAQHSSDEHVDILKALEARDASKAKALMEAHLLATESSLLYHPRTSSADLAQALGSYAA from the coding sequence ATGAATGCGCGCCGAAAACCCACCACAAAGACACAGACGACGCCAGCCGGCAAGGCGCTGAGCGCGGTGGCAACTGGCGAGATCCCGATGGGCGATTCGACACAGACCATCGTCGCTGCCATCACTGGGGCCATCATCGAACATCGTCTGGCGCCGGGCGCCAAGCTCACGGAGCAGAAGATCGCAGCGATCTACGGCGTGTCGCGCACCATCGTGCGGCAGGCCCTGTTCCAGCTCGCGCGCGATCATCTGGTCACGCTCGAACCGGCCCGGGGCGCTTTTGTCGCGCAGCCCTCGGTGGAGGAGGCGCAGCAGGTGTTTGCGGTACGCCGCATGCTCGAACAGCATCTGATCGAGACGTTTTGCGAGAAGGCCGCGGCGAGCGACTTCCGCGCCCTGCGCGCCCACCTCAAACAGGAACAGGCCGTGGTCAGCCGGGTGGATGTCACGGGCCGCACGCGGCTGCTGGGCGATTTCCATGTGCTGATGGCCGAGCGCATCGGCAACCATGTGCTGGCGCAGATTCTGTCGGAGCTGATCTCGCGCTGCGCCCTCATCACGCTCATGTATCAATCGTCGCGCGCGGCGCAGCATTCGTCCGACGAACACGTCGACATTCTCAAGGCCCTGGAGGCCCGCGACGCATCCAAGGCCAAAGCCCTGATGGAAGCCCATCTGCTGGCCACCGAAAGCAGCCTGCTCTATCACCCGAGAACCAGCAGTGCCGACCTCGCCCAGGCACTGGGCAGCTACGCGGCCTGA
- the uraH gene encoding hydroxyisourate hydrolase, which translates to MGALTTHILDTAHGRPAAAVRIDLYAHRGADWVLLRSTQTNADGRCDAPLLQGADFVPGRYRLVFQIGAYFTGLGLTLPQPAFLDQIPLEFGVSDAQQHYHVPLLVSPWSYSTYRGS; encoded by the coding sequence ATGGGCGCCTTGACCACACACATTCTCGACACCGCGCATGGCCGACCTGCCGCAGCGGTGCGCATCGATCTCTACGCGCATCGGGGGGCAGACTGGGTGCTGCTGCGATCCACCCAGACCAACGCCGACGGACGCTGCGATGCCCCCCTGCTGCAGGGGGCCGACTTCGTGCCCGGTCGCTATCGCCTGGTGTTCCAGATCGGCGCCTATTTCACGGGGCTGGGTCTGACTCTGCCGCAGCCGGCCTTTCTCGATCAGATTCCCCTGGAGTTCGGGGTGAGCGACGCGCAGCAACACTATCACGTGCCCCTGCTGGTGTCGCCCTGGAGCTATTCGACTTACCGCGGCAGCTGA
- a CDS encoding urate hydroxylase PuuD, with translation MMSDLMTTILPYAMNWADLLLRWLHVIVAIAWIGSSFYFVWLDNSLEKPTDPGLKAKGVDGELWAVHGGGFYNPQKYMVAPKNLPQHLHWFYWESYSTWLSGFALLCVLYFYHAGIFIVDPRVFAWSTPGYAVAAMLGFLVVGWLVYDGICRVFGQGKNGDRTVGLLVALYVVAAAWLACHLFAGRAAFLLTGAMLATMMSANVFFWIIPGQRRVVAAMRAGQTPDPLDGKRGKQRSVHNTYFTLPVLFAMLSNHYSFVYDAPNNWLVLVLMMLAGALIRQFFVLKHKGAWKWQYWIIGAGIMLAVAVALAPKPQPALANAAPVSFAQVQHIVQERCLMCHAGAAASKGVRLDSAPEIVSHAQAIYQQVVVLKAMPLNNATQMTDVERAQMASWIQAGARP, from the coding sequence ATGATGAGCGACTTGATGACCACCATCCTGCCCTATGCCATGAACTGGGCCGACCTTCTGCTGCGCTGGCTGCACGTCATCGTGGCGATTGCCTGGATCGGTTCTTCCTTCTATTTCGTCTGGCTCGACAACAGCCTGGAAAAGCCCACCGATCCGGGGTTGAAGGCCAAAGGCGTGGATGGGGAGTTGTGGGCGGTCCACGGCGGAGGCTTCTACAACCCGCAGAAATACATGGTGGCGCCCAAGAACCTGCCCCAGCACTTGCACTGGTTTTATTGGGAGAGTTATTCCACCTGGTTGTCGGGCTTTGCGCTGCTGTGCGTGCTCTACTTCTATCACGCCGGCATCTTCATCGTCGATCCGAGGGTGTTCGCCTGGAGCACACCGGGGTATGCGGTGGCGGCCATGCTGGGCTTTCTCGTGGTCGGCTGGCTGGTCTACGACGGCATCTGCCGTGTGTTTGGCCAGGGCAAGAACGGCGACCGAACCGTGGGCCTTCTGGTGGCGCTCTATGTCGTGGCCGCGGCCTGGCTGGCCTGTCATCTGTTCGCGGGCCGGGCGGCGTTTTTGCTGACCGGCGCGATGCTGGCGACCATGATGAGCGCCAATGTGTTCTTCTGGATCATTCCGGGCCAGCGCCGCGTGGTGGCGGCCATGCGTGCCGGGCAGACCCCCGATCCGCTGGACGGCAAGCGCGGCAAGCAACGCAGCGTGCACAACACCTACTTCACCCTGCCGGTGCTGTTCGCCATGCTGTCCAACCATTACAGCTTCGTGTACGACGCGCCCAACAACTGGCTGGTTCTGGTGCTGATGATGTTGGCCGGTGCGCTGATCCGGCAGTTCTTCGTGCTCAAGCACAAGGGTGCCTGGAAGTGGCAGTACTGGATCATCGGCGCCGGCATCATGCTGGCCGTGGCCGTGGCGCTGGCCCCCAAGCCGCAGCCCGCGCTGGCGAACGCGGCGCCGGTGAGCTTCGCGCAGGTGCAGCACATCGTGCAGGAGCGCTGCTTGATGTGCCACGCCGGAGCGGCGGCCAGCAAGGGCGTACGGCTGGATTCGGCGCCCGAGATCGTGAGTCACGCCCAGGCGATCTATCAGCAGGTTGTGGTGCTCAAGGCCATGCCCCTGAACAACGCTACGCAGATGACCGACGTCGAGCGCGCCCAGATGGCGTCCTGGATCCAGGCTGGAGCCAGGCCCTGA